One Curtobacterium sp. BH-2-1-1 genomic region harbors:
- a CDS encoding ribokinase, which translates to MTGIVVVGSLNADLVVRTERFPKPGETLQGSDLAILPGGKSANQAVAAGRLGGTVRMIGAVGDDGNGRLLRDSVAAAGVDTTHVAVREGVATGTAVITVDRAGENTIVISAGANGTLTPDDVPADALDGAGVLGLCLEVSIDVVLAAARAAHAAGVTVLTNLSPFGAVPVELLELTDVLLVNEHEAAELGEHGVRRSIVTRGGSGCIVHDGDAEPVSIDAVRVDPVDTTGCGDAFMGAVALRLAAGDPLVEAARFAVGVGAYAATKAGAQASYPTTAELESFLRG; encoded by the coding sequence ATGACCGGCATCGTCGTCGTGGGGAGCCTCAACGCGGACCTGGTGGTCCGCACGGAGCGCTTCCCGAAGCCCGGTGAGACCCTCCAGGGGTCCGACCTCGCGATCCTGCCGGGCGGCAAGTCCGCCAACCAGGCGGTGGCTGCCGGGAGGCTCGGGGGCACCGTGCGCATGATCGGCGCGGTCGGCGACGACGGGAACGGTCGACTGCTGCGCGACTCCGTCGCGGCGGCGGGTGTCGACACGACGCACGTCGCCGTCCGGGAGGGCGTGGCCACCGGCACCGCCGTCATCACGGTCGACCGCGCAGGGGAGAACACCATCGTGATCTCCGCCGGCGCGAACGGCACGCTGACCCCGGACGACGTCCCCGCCGATGCCCTCGACGGTGCCGGCGTGCTCGGTCTCTGCCTCGAGGTCTCGATCGACGTCGTCCTGGCCGCCGCCCGCGCAGCGCACGCCGCCGGGGTCACGGTGCTCACGAACCTGTCCCCGTTCGGTGCCGTCCCGGTGGAGCTGCTCGAGCTGACCGACGTCCTGCTCGTCAACGAGCACGAGGCCGCCGAGCTCGGGGAGCACGGCGTCCGACGGTCGATCGTGACCCGGGGCGGCTCTGGCTGCATCGTGCACGACGGTGACGCCGAGCCGGTGTCGATCGACGCCGTGCGGGTCGACCCGGTGGACACCACGGGCTGCGGCGACGCGTTCATGGGTGCGGTGGCGCTCCGCCTCGCCGCCGGGGACCCGCTGGTCGAGGCCGCGCGGTTCGCGGTCGGTGTCGGGGCGTACGCCGCGACGAAGGCGGGCGCGCAGGCGTCGTACCCGACCACCGCGGAACTGGAGTCGTTCCTGCGGGGCTGA
- a CDS encoding antibiotic biosynthesis monooxygenase, whose translation MTPEEPGALSSPPATDGPPVTVSITRLVEPERIPDVTRWVQSGVNLANRYPGFLGSGWVRSHATSREWHMLYRFADHDSLATWENSDDRLRWLDLGRDLVVESRVEKRTGIEGWFDAPADAPASSAPPRWKQAVSIWLGFFPVNLAFTYLVSWLVPAFGALPVLPRVLVTTLVLTPIMTFWVLPFVTRMIRPWLLAPPRNS comes from the coding sequence ATGACTCCAGAAGAGCCTGGGGCCTTGTCGTCGCCACCCGCGACCGATGGCCCGCCCGTCACCGTCTCCATCACCCGGCTCGTCGAACCCGAACGGATCCCCGACGTCACCCGCTGGGTGCAGTCCGGCGTGAACCTCGCCAACCGCTACCCGGGCTTCCTCGGCTCGGGCTGGGTCCGCTCGCACGCGACGAGCCGTGAGTGGCACATGCTGTACCGGTTCGCCGACCACGACTCCCTCGCCACGTGGGAGAACTCCGACGACCGGCTGCGGTGGCTCGACCTCGGCCGTGACCTCGTGGTGGAGTCCCGCGTCGAGAAGCGCACCGGGATCGAGGGGTGGTTCGACGCACCGGCCGATGCCCCGGCGTCGAGCGCACCGCCGCGGTGGAAGCAGGCCGTGAGCATCTGGCTCGGGTTCTTCCCGGTCAACCTGGCGTTCACGTACCTCGTCAGCTGGCTCGTCCCCGCGTTCGGCGCACTCCCCGTGCTGCCGCGCGTCCTCGTCACGACGCTCGTGCTCACGCCGATCATGACGTTCTGGGTGCTGCCGTTCGTCACGCGGATGATCCGCCCGTGGCTCCTCGCACCGCCGAGGAACAGCTAG
- a CDS encoding ATP-dependent DNA ligase: MSPTARKTVVLVGDRRIALTNTDKVLYPETGTTKGRVIEYYERVAPWMIPHVKDRPVTRKRWANGVDGKVFFEKNLPDSAPDWVRHHTIHHAEHDNEYPIVDDLPTLVWMAQQAALELHVPQWRFGPRGGQQNPDRLVLDLDPGDGVGLPECVEVALAAREILHGMGLDPYPVTSGSKGIHLYAALDGGASTAHVSEVAHELAKALEQDLPDLVLSSMSRAERTGKVFVDWSQNNGNKTTIAPYSLRGRDRPTVAAPRTWKELTERGLAQLTLDEVLERLEERGDHLHPVASASLAVGRDDHGHWDSDRTQQANDAEQPARDRLAAYRAKRDASKTPEPVPEDAPTVRKDGTPTFVIQEHHATRDHYDFRLEHDGVLVSWALPKGEPTDPGKNHLAVQTEDHPLEYGAFEGTIPKDEYGGGTVTIWDDGTYELEKWREGEEVIVTLHGRTGGARRLALLHTRGRGRGRDGDEKNWLIHRTKDQPDRLADGGDGAGTSRASRPAPAGGDPTARIDRTAASDTTPADRRTMQATLATGEPTLDESDWAFEMKWDGIRALATVRDGSVTLRSRNDNDLTVQYPELRELGDRAGVDGVFDGEIVALDDRGRPSFQLLQNRMGLTKSREVEAARRETPVRLLLFDVLEADGHELTRLGYDARRQALETVVEPGGAIDVPPAYQGDLARAMSDSAEQGLEGVVAKKRTSKYAEGRRSEAWLKLKHHATQEVVVGGWKPGSGRRAGGVGSLLLGVPGPDGLEYIGKVGTGFRDRDLDEIGATLGALERKTSPFVDVPRPDARDAHWVTPKRVGEVEFAEWTSDGRLRQPSWRGWRVDKDPADVVRES, encoded by the coding sequence GTGAGTCCGACCGCGCGCAAGACCGTGGTCCTGGTGGGGGACCGCCGCATCGCCCTGACGAACACCGACAAGGTGCTCTACCCGGAGACTGGCACCACCAAGGGACGCGTGATCGAGTACTACGAGCGGGTCGCGCCGTGGATGATCCCGCACGTGAAGGACCGCCCCGTGACCCGGAAACGCTGGGCGAACGGCGTCGACGGCAAGGTGTTCTTCGAGAAGAACCTGCCGGACTCCGCGCCCGACTGGGTCCGGCACCACACCATCCACCACGCCGAGCACGACAACGAGTACCCGATCGTCGACGACCTGCCGACCCTCGTGTGGATGGCGCAGCAGGCCGCGCTGGAGCTTCACGTGCCGCAGTGGCGGTTCGGCCCCCGCGGCGGGCAGCAGAACCCGGACCGGCTCGTCCTCGACCTCGACCCCGGCGACGGTGTCGGGCTGCCCGAGTGCGTCGAGGTCGCCCTCGCAGCACGCGAGATCCTGCACGGCATGGGGCTCGACCCGTACCCGGTCACGTCCGGGTCGAAGGGCATCCACCTCTACGCCGCGCTCGACGGCGGGGCCTCCACCGCACACGTCTCCGAGGTGGCGCACGAACTCGCGAAGGCGCTCGAGCAGGACCTGCCGGACCTCGTGCTCTCCTCGATGAGCCGGGCGGAGCGGACGGGCAAGGTGTTCGTCGACTGGTCGCAGAACAACGGCAACAAGACGACGATCGCGCCGTACTCCCTGCGCGGCCGTGACCGGCCGACGGTCGCCGCGCCGCGCACCTGGAAGGAACTCACCGAACGCGGGCTCGCGCAGCTCACCCTGGACGAGGTCCTCGAACGCCTGGAGGAACGGGGCGACCACCTGCACCCGGTCGCCTCCGCCTCGTTGGCGGTCGGACGGGACGACCACGGTCACTGGGACAGCGACCGGACCCAGCAGGCGAACGACGCGGAGCAGCCCGCGCGCGACCGGCTCGCCGCGTACCGCGCAAAGCGCGACGCGTCGAAGACCCCGGAACCCGTGCCCGAGGACGCGCCGACGGTGCGGAAGGACGGCACCCCGACGTTCGTCATCCAGGAACACCACGCCACACGCGACCACTACGACTTCCGGCTCGAGCACGACGGGGTCCTGGTCAGCTGGGCGCTGCCGAAGGGTGAACCCACCGACCCGGGGAAGAACCACCTGGCGGTGCAGACCGAGGACCACCCGCTCGAGTACGGCGCATTCGAGGGCACGATCCCGAAGGACGAGTACGGCGGCGGGACGGTCACGATCTGGGACGACGGCACGTACGAGCTCGAGAAGTGGCGCGAGGGCGAAGAGGTCATCGTCACGCTGCACGGCCGGACCGGCGGCGCTCGCCGACTGGCGCTGCTGCACACCCGCGGGCGGGGTCGTGGGCGCGACGGCGACGAGAAGAACTGGCTCATCCACCGCACGAAGGACCAGCCGGACCGCCTGGCGGACGGCGGGGACGGGGCGGGGACGAGCCGCGCCTCCCGGCCCGCACCCGCCGGCGGCGACCCGACCGCGCGCATCGACCGGACGGCCGCGTCGGACACCACTCCGGCTGACCGCCGCACGATGCAGGCGACCCTCGCGACGGGCGAGCCGACGCTGGACGAGTCGGACTGGGCGTTCGAGATGAAGTGGGACGGCATCCGCGCGCTCGCAACCGTCCGGGACGGTTCGGTGACACTCCGCAGCCGCAACGACAACGACCTGACGGTGCAGTACCCCGAGCTCCGGGAACTCGGCGACCGCGCCGGGGTGGACGGCGTGTTCGACGGCGAGATCGTGGCCCTCGACGATCGGGGGCGGCCTTCGTTCCAGCTGCTGCAGAACCGGATGGGACTGACGAAGTCGCGCGAGGTCGAGGCGGCGCGACGGGAGACACCGGTCCGGCTGTTGCTCTTCGACGTGCTCGAGGCGGACGGGCACGAGCTCACCCGCCTCGGGTACGACGCGCGTCGCCAGGCGCTCGAGACGGTGGTCGAACCGGGCGGTGCGATCGACGTCCCGCCCGCGTACCAGGGCGACCTCGCCCGGGCGATGTCGGACTCGGCGGAGCAGGGACTCGAAGGGGTCGTCGCGAAGAAGCGGACGTCGAAGTACGCCGAGGGTCGGCGATCCGAGGCGTGGCTCAAGCTGAAGCACCACGCCACGCAGGAGGTCGTGGTCGGCGGGTGGAAACCGGGGAGTGGTCGGCGTGCGGGTGGGGTCGGCTCGCTGCTCCTCGGCGTCCCGGGGCCGGACGGGCTCGAGTACATCGGGAAGGTCGGCACCGGCTTCCGCGACCGCGACCTCGACGAGATCGGCGCGACACTCGGCGCGCTCGAGCGGAAGACCTCGCCGTTCGTCGACGTCCCTCGGCCCGATGCCCGCGACGCGCACTGGGTGACGCCGAAGCGCGTGGGCGAGGTCGAGTTCGCCGAGTGGACGTCGGACGGCCGGTTGCGACAGCCCTCGTGGCGTGGGTGGCGGGTGGACAAGGACCCCGCGGACGTCGTCCGGGAATCGTGA
- a CDS encoding RNA polymerase sigma factor — translation MTTTAIVTREPKKIDEEPTLSDADALASLSDASLVARSADGDTVAFGVLIRRYGPHMRAYAARILGHGDGEAEDAVQEAALQAWQRIDRVDDPDRVRNWLFRIAANKALDRLRRRHPHLDLEAVVDSADDRPVDEVVSTRLQVQELARIVQALPDAHRAVWVMQEIGGASYAEIAEATGMPQATVRGVLARARRRVLEQMEGWR, via the coding sequence GTGACGACGACCGCGATCGTCACGCGAGAACCGAAGAAAATCGACGAGGAGCCGACCCTGAGCGACGCTGACGCCCTGGCGTCCCTGTCGGACGCCTCCCTCGTCGCGCGCAGCGCCGACGGCGACACGGTCGCGTTCGGGGTGCTGATCCGCCGCTACGGCCCGCACATGCGCGCCTACGCCGCTCGGATCCTCGGACACGGCGACGGCGAGGCCGAGGACGCCGTGCAGGAGGCGGCGCTCCAGGCCTGGCAGCGCATCGACCGGGTGGACGACCCCGACCGTGTGCGGAACTGGCTGTTCCGGATCGCGGCGAACAAGGCGCTCGACCGCCTCCGTCGGCGGCATCCACACCTGGACCTCGAAGCGGTGGTCGACTCGGCCGACGACCGCCCCGTCGACGAGGTCGTCAGCACGCGGCTGCAGGTCCAGGAACTCGCGCGTATCGTGCAGGCACTCCCGGACGCGCACCGTGCCGTCTGGGTGATGCAGGAGATCGGTGGGGCGTCGTACGCCGAGATCGCCGAGGCGACGGGGATGCCGCAGGCGACGGTGCGCGGGGTGCTGGCGCGGGCACGACGTCGTGTCCTCGAGCAGATGGAGGGGTGGCGATGA
- a CDS encoding nucleoside hydrolase: MPEKIILDCDPGHDDAVAILLAHGNPDIELLAVTTVVGNQTLPKVTRNALAVARIAGITGVPFAAGADRPLLREIEVAGDIHGESGLDGPMLPSPSFELDERHAVDLIIETVMAHEPGTVTLVPTGGLTNIALAARKEPRIVERVKQVVLMGGGVHVGNWSPVAEFNIVIDPEAASIVFDAGWDVVMVGLDLTHQALATPEVAERIAAVGTAPAAFVGELLDFFGQTYKDAQGFDAPPVHDPCAVAYVIDPTVVRAVKVPIHVETQGTLTLGMTVADFRAPAPEDCRTSAAMELDHGRFWDLVVDALERIGETPDTGWTPRTAATTTTTEH; encoded by the coding sequence GTGCCCGAGAAGATCATCCTCGACTGCGACCCCGGCCACGACGACGCCGTCGCGATCCTGCTGGCCCACGGCAACCCGGACATCGAGCTCCTCGCCGTGACGACCGTCGTCGGCAACCAGACGCTCCCGAAGGTCACCCGCAACGCCCTCGCCGTCGCCCGCATCGCCGGGATCACCGGGGTCCCGTTCGCCGCCGGTGCCGACCGTCCGCTGCTCCGCGAGATCGAGGTCGCCGGTGACATCCACGGCGAGAGCGGTCTCGACGGGCCGATGCTCCCCTCGCCGTCGTTCGAGCTGGACGAGCGGCACGCGGTCGACCTCATCATCGAGACCGTCATGGCGCACGAGCCCGGCACGGTCACCCTGGTGCCGACCGGCGGCCTGACGAACATCGCCCTCGCGGCCCGCAAGGAGCCCCGCATCGTCGAGCGCGTCAAGCAGGTCGTCCTGATGGGCGGCGGGGTGCACGTCGGCAACTGGAGCCCGGTCGCCGAGTTCAACATCGTCATCGACCCCGAGGCCGCCTCGATCGTCTTCGACGCGGGCTGGGACGTCGTCATGGTCGGCCTCGACCTGACGCACCAGGCGCTCGCGACGCCCGAGGTCGCCGAGCGCATCGCCGCCGTCGGCACGGCCCCCGCCGCCTTCGTCGGCGAGCTGCTCGACTTCTTCGGCCAGACGTACAAGGACGCGCAGGGCTTCGACGCCCCGCCCGTGCACGACCCCTGCGCCGTCGCGTACGTCATCGACCCGACCGTCGTCCGTGCCGTGAAGGTCCCGATCCACGTCGAGACGCAGGGCACCCTGACCCTCGGCATGACCGTCGCCGACTTCCGCGCGCCCGCGCCGGAGGACTGCCGCACGAGCGCCGCGATGGAGCTCGACCACGGCCGGTTCTGGGACCTCGTCGTCGACGCCCTCGAGCGCATCGGCGAGACCCCGGACACCGGCTGGACGCCCCGGACCGCAGCCACCACGACCACCACGGAGCACTGA
- a CDS encoding Ku protein: MRSIWKGSIAFGLVNVPIKVYAATETHDVSLHQVHDEDKGRIRYKRVCEFGHEVEYADIQRAYDDGDKTVVLTADDFKQLPEEQSHEIEVLEFVPVDQVDPMMFEKSYYLEPDSRSPKAYVLLRETLAKTDRLAIVQFTLRQKTRLGVLRVNDDVILLQGLLWGDEVRAADFKGLDAAVKVSANELKMSSSLVDSMSTDFDPDRYTDAYQVELQQLIDAKLESGDDIDTEKTFGERSEDDDDDEGGDVIDLMAALRASVDKKRSGSGGTGSRSRSGSRSTKQDSTADESPEKAPAEKAPAKKAPTKKTPAKKAPAKKPAAKKQAS; the protein is encoded by the coding sequence ATGAGGTCGATCTGGAAGGGCTCCATCGCGTTCGGGCTCGTCAACGTGCCGATCAAGGTCTACGCGGCAACCGAGACGCACGACGTGTCGCTGCACCAGGTCCACGACGAGGACAAGGGCCGCATCCGGTACAAGCGCGTCTGCGAGTTCGGCCACGAGGTCGAGTACGCCGACATCCAGCGCGCCTACGACGACGGCGACAAGACGGTGGTGCTCACCGCCGACGACTTCAAGCAGCTCCCCGAGGAGCAGTCGCACGAGATCGAGGTCCTCGAGTTCGTCCCCGTCGACCAGGTCGACCCGATGATGTTCGAGAAGTCCTACTACCTCGAGCCCGACTCCCGCTCCCCCAAGGCGTACGTGCTCCTGCGCGAGACCCTCGCGAAGACCGACCGGCTGGCGATCGTGCAGTTCACGCTCCGGCAGAAGACCCGGCTCGGCGTCCTGCGGGTGAACGACGACGTGATCCTGCTGCAGGGGCTGCTCTGGGGCGACGAGGTCCGCGCTGCCGACTTCAAGGGGTTGGACGCAGCGGTGAAGGTCAGCGCGAACGAGCTGAAGATGTCGTCGTCGCTCGTCGACAGCATGTCCACGGACTTCGACCCCGACCGCTACACCGACGCCTACCAGGTGGAGCTGCAGCAGCTCATCGACGCGAAGCTGGAGTCCGGCGACGACATCGACACCGAGAAGACCTTCGGTGAGCGCTCCGAGGACGACGATGATGACGAGGGTGGCGACGTCATCGACCTGATGGCCGCCCTGCGCGCGTCGGTGGACAAGAAGCGGTCCGGTTCGGGAGGCACGGGGTCGCGTTCCCGGAGCGGGTCCCGTTCCACGAAGCAGGACTCCACGGCCGACGAGTCACCGGAGAAGGCCCCGGCCGAGAAGGCACCCGCGAAGAAGGCACCCACGAAGAAGACCCCGGCGAAGAAGGCCCCCGCCAAGAAGCCGGCCGCCAAGAAGCAGGCCAGCTAG
- a CDS encoding SDR family oxidoreductase, which translates to MSQLDKQDPRDQFPRPPFPAQTQQGSGLASAMDPAPDHGETSYLGTGRMPGYRVLVTGADSGIGRAAAIAMAKEGADVALNALPEERDDLEAVRDIVGDLGRKAVLLPGDLTDEGFCDTLVRDAVSELGGLDALVLVAGHQKVHDDVTAQSTEDFDRTMKVNLYSLFWLVRAAVPHMAPGSAIVTTSSVSAYQPQDRMIDYAATKAAIITYTNGLARQLAAKGIRANTVVPGPVWTPLQPISYPGDEIASYGQDTPFGRPAQPVELGSAYVYLAGPESSYTSGTTLTVAGATGVAL; encoded by the coding sequence ATGAGCCAGCTCGACAAGCAGGACCCGCGCGACCAGTTTCCCCGTCCGCCCTTCCCGGCGCAGACGCAGCAGGGATCCGGACTGGCGAGCGCGATGGACCCGGCACCGGACCACGGCGAGACGAGCTACCTCGGCACGGGCCGCATGCCCGGCTACCGTGTGCTCGTCACCGGGGCCGATTCGGGCATCGGGCGGGCAGCGGCGATCGCGATGGCGAAGGAGGGCGCGGACGTCGCCCTGAACGCCCTGCCCGAGGAACGCGACGACCTCGAAGCCGTGCGGGACATCGTGGGCGACCTCGGGCGGAAGGCCGTGCTGCTCCCCGGCGACCTGACCGACGAGGGGTTCTGCGACACACTCGTGCGGGACGCGGTCAGCGAGCTCGGGGGGCTCGACGCGCTGGTCCTCGTCGCCGGCCACCAGAAGGTGCACGACGACGTGACGGCGCAGTCGACCGAGGACTTCGACCGCACGATGAAGGTCAACCTGTACTCGCTGTTCTGGCTGGTGCGTGCGGCCGTTCCACACATGGCGCCCGGCAGTGCGATCGTCACGACGAGCTCGGTGTCCGCCTACCAACCGCAGGACCGGATGATCGACTACGCGGCGACGAAGGCCGCCATCATCACGTACACGAACGGGTTGGCGCGGCAGCTCGCGGCGAAGGGGATCCGGGCGAACACCGTCGTCCCGGGCCCGGTGTGGACGCCGCTGCAGCCGATCAGCTACCCGGGCGACGAGATCGCCTCCTACGGGCAGGACACGCCCTTCGGCCGACCTGCACAGCCGGTCGAGCTCGGCAGCGCGTACGTGTACCTGGCCGGCCCCGAGTCGTCGTACACGTCGGGGACGACCCTCACGGTGGCGGGGGCGACCGGGGTGGCGCTGTGA
- a CDS encoding Ppx/GppA phosphatase family protein produces MRVGVLDIGSNTGHLLVVDAHGGAAPLPASSFKQPLRLAEHLDDAGAVTEAGVDALTSFVADAVRVAEDRGCEDMLAFATSAVRDAVNSDAVLAHVERATGVELAVLSGGDEARLTFLAVRRWFGWSAGRLAVFDIGGGSLEIAGGADEAPDVAWSMPIGAARLARSYFAAGTPTEDDVRRIRHEIRVEIARDAGLLLRAGRPDRAVATSKTFRSIARICGAAPSGAGPLVPRALDGGVLRAKLPALLTMSVAELAELPGVSPSRAHQVVPGALVAEACLDIFDLPALEICPWALREGVILERLDQLSVLG; encoded by the coding sequence ATGCGCGTGGGAGTCCTCGACATCGGGTCCAACACCGGCCACCTGCTCGTGGTGGACGCCCACGGCGGTGCCGCCCCGCTGCCGGCGTCGTCGTTCAAGCAACCGCTGCGCCTCGCCGAGCACCTCGACGACGCCGGCGCGGTGACGGAGGCGGGCGTCGACGCCCTGACCTCGTTCGTCGCCGACGCCGTCCGCGTCGCCGAGGACCGCGGGTGCGAGGACATGCTCGCGTTCGCGACCTCGGCCGTCCGCGACGCCGTGAACTCCGACGCGGTGCTCGCCCACGTCGAACGGGCGACCGGGGTCGAGCTCGCCGTGCTGTCCGGCGGGGACGAAGCGCGCTTGACGTTCCTCGCCGTGCGGCGGTGGTTCGGGTGGTCCGCCGGTCGCCTGGCCGTGTTCGACATCGGCGGCGGGTCGCTCGAGATCGCCGGCGGAGCGGACGAAGCGCCCGACGTCGCGTGGTCGATGCCGATCGGCGCCGCGCGGCTCGCCCGGTCGTACTTCGCGGCGGGGACCCCGACCGAGGACGACGTGCGCCGGATCCGCCACGAGATCCGGGTGGAGATCGCCCGCGACGCCGGGCTGCTGCTGCGCGCCGGGCGGCCGGACCGTGCCGTGGCGACCTCGAAGACGTTCCGGTCGATCGCACGGATCTGCGGCGCGGCGCCCTCGGGTGCGGGGCCGCTCGTTCCGCGCGCGCTCGACGGCGGCGTGCTCCGCGCGAAGCTGCCGGCGCTCCTGACGATGTCGGTCGCCGAGCTGGCCGAGCTCCCCGGGGTGTCGCCGAGCCGGGCGCACCAGGTGGTGCCGGGAGCCCTCGTCGCCGAGGCCTGCCTGGACATCTTCGACCTGCCGGCGCTCGAGATCTGCCCGTGGGCGCTCCGCGAGGGCGTGATCCTCGAGCGGCTCGACCAGCTGTCGGTGCTCGGCTAG
- a CDS encoding MFS transporter gives MTTTSTKKSIGALTAALLAACIAFQLNASMLSPALVTMARELHTDDATIGLSQTLFFTLAALFSLFLPRLSDIVGRKRVLLGMLAVMLVGSIVAALAVNVPMLFVGRMIQGVTGPVVPIGLLILRNEIADPKRYGAALGLLTAVNGGIAGVDALAGGWIATHFGFRGIFWVIAIVTVVAALMVAAWGVESKPSAGTRMDWWGVLPLVVSVGALLTAFNEAGKLAAADWGLVASGIVLALVAFGVFWAVESRVREPLVETRFLKRRATWALLVTTLLTMTGVFAVVNGLVTSLAQNPDAGFGMEADLASLAFLTPYALVGWVVGPFAGRLAPTLGYRAVLRVGLVGSIVATLVMAFVGVHSLPVLIAATVLIGITYAGIANIILNGLGIVLSPESNPGFLPGLNAGAFNLGAGISFAVLPALQIALGTGGSAGTAGYSGGMLLGAVITCAALATSFLIPRPASAETGAAA, from the coding sequence ATGACCACCACATCGACGAAGAAGTCGATCGGCGCCCTCACTGCCGCACTCCTCGCAGCCTGCATCGCGTTCCAGCTGAACGCGAGCATGCTCAGCCCCGCCCTGGTCACGATGGCCCGCGAGCTGCACACCGACGACGCCACGATCGGCCTGTCGCAGACGCTGTTCTTCACCCTGGCGGCGCTGTTCTCGCTCTTCCTGCCGCGCCTGTCCGACATCGTCGGCCGCAAGCGCGTCCTGCTCGGCATGCTCGCGGTGATGCTCGTCGGCAGCATCGTGGCGGCGCTCGCGGTCAACGTCCCGATGCTGTTCGTCGGCCGCATGATCCAGGGCGTCACCGGCCCGGTCGTCCCGATCGGCCTGCTCATCCTCCGCAACGAGATCGCCGACCCGAAGCGCTACGGCGCCGCCCTCGGCCTGCTCACCGCGGTGAACGGCGGCATCGCGGGCGTCGACGCGCTCGCCGGTGGGTGGATCGCGACGCACTTCGGGTTCCGCGGGATCTTCTGGGTCATCGCGATCGTCACCGTCGTCGCGGCGCTGATGGTCGCTGCGTGGGGCGTCGAGTCGAAGCCGTCGGCCGGCACCCGGATGGACTGGTGGGGTGTCCTGCCGCTCGTCGTCAGCGTCGGCGCACTGCTCACCGCGTTCAACGAGGCGGGCAAGCTCGCAGCCGCCGACTGGGGGCTCGTGGCCTCTGGCATCGTCCTGGCCCTCGTGGCCTTCGGCGTCTTCTGGGCCGTCGAGTCGCGGGTGCGCGAGCCCCTCGTCGAGACACGGTTCCTCAAGCGCCGTGCGACCTGGGCGTTGCTCGTCACGACCCTGCTCACCATGACGGGCGTGTTCGCGGTCGTGAACGGCCTCGTCACGAGCCTCGCGCAGAACCCGGACGCGGGCTTCGGGATGGAGGCCGACCTCGCCTCGCTCGCGTTCCTCACCCCGTACGCGCTGGTCGGCTGGGTCGTCGGACCCTTCGCCGGCCGGCTCGCGCCGACCCTCGGCTACCGCGCCGTGCTGCGCGTCGGCCTGGTCGGGAGCATCGTCGCGACGCTCGTCATGGCGTTCGTCGGCGTGCACTCGCTGCCGGTGCTCATCGCCGCGACCGTGCTGATCGGCATCACGTACGCCGGCATCGCGAACATCATCCTGAACGGGCTCGGCATCGTGCTCTCGCCGGAGTCGAACCCCGGCTTCCTGCCCGGCCTCAACGCCGGTGCGTTCAACCTCGGTGCCGGCATCAGCTTCGCCGTCCTGCCGGCCCTGCAGATCGCGCTCGGGACCGGCGGGTCCGCGGGCACCGCCGGGTACTCCGGTGGCATGCTGCTCGGTGCCGTGATCACCTGCGCGGCACTCGCCACGTCCTTCCTCATCCCGCGCCCGGCCTCGGCCGAGACAGGAGCCGCCGCATGA
- a CDS encoding LacI family DNA-binding transcriptional regulator, translating into MPSSAAPGRRVTAAMVAERAGTSIATVSLVVNGKDRGRVSVPIATRVRDAVDELGYVVDHAASSLARGSGDLVVLIAPDLSNPFFAEVIRGVRDTVGDRFQLVLSVTERGAQPVAADVRRFERLRPAGILVDAPAADETMTATVPVVLLDAPGGPEAVNYDLSPGVHELVAHLHERGHRRVGYLDGTSRAATFGVRRELFEQECAAVGIEVSEVTARADLTVDAAASATEYVLEAWQDDDVTAVVAAADTLAYGVLRVAGQLGIAVPGELAVAGFDDLPSSSVTAPALTSVALPGADLGRAAALRLLATLDGTAPEAAALPTRLVRRASTGA; encoded by the coding sequence GTGCCATCCTCCGCCGCCCCCGGCCGTCGTGTGACCGCTGCGATGGTGGCCGAGCGCGCGGGGACGAGCATCGCCACGGTGTCGCTCGTCGTGAACGGCAAGGACCGCGGCCGGGTCTCCGTGCCGATCGCCACGAGGGTGCGCGACGCCGTCGACGAGCTCGGCTACGTCGTCGACCACGCTGCAAGTTCCCTCGCGCGGGGCAGCGGCGACCTCGTCGTCCTGATCGCCCCCGACCTGTCGAACCCCTTCTTCGCCGAGGTGATCCGCGGCGTGCGCGACACCGTCGGCGACCGCTTCCAGCTCGTGCTCTCCGTCACGGAGCGCGGGGCCCAGCCGGTGGCCGCCGACGTCCGGCGGTTCGAGCGGCTCCGACCGGCCGGCATCCTCGTGGACGCGCCCGCCGCCGACGAGACGATGACCGCCACCGTCCCCGTGGTGCTGCTCGATGCACCGGGCGGCCCCGAGGCCGTCAACTACGACCTCTCCCCCGGTGTCCACGAGCTCGTCGCCCACCTGCACGAGCGCGGGCACCGGCGGGTGGGGTACCTCGACGGGACCTCGCGGGCTGCGACGTTCGGCGTCCGTCGGGAGCTCTTCGAACAGGAGTGCGCAGCCGTCGGCATCGAGGTCTCCGAGGTCACCGCCCGCGCCGACCTCACGGTGGACGCCGCGGCCTCGGCGACCGAGTACGTCCTCGAGGCCTGGCAGGACGACGACGTCACGGCGGTCGTCGCGGCTGCCGACACCCTCGCGTACGGGGTGCTCCGGGTCGCCGGGCAGCTCGGCATCGCGGTCCCCGGCGAACTCGCCGTCGCGGGGTTCGACGACCTGCCGTCGTCCTCGGTCACGGCACCGGCCCTGACGAGCGTCGCACTCCCCGGCGCGGACCTCGGCCGGGCCGCGGCGCTGCGGTTGCTCGCGACGCTCGACGGCACCGCGCCGGAGGCCGCGGCGCTCCCCACGCGCCTGGTGCGCCGCGCGAGCACGGGCGCGTAG